A genomic stretch from Bacteroidota bacterium includes:
- a CDS encoding DUF4185 domain-containing protein, giving the protein MRNLLLCAFCLLLAACDATTDSAETHTTPQAQRATGLLGGVTVEPAPAWTDLFDTTSGWTGADGIYSIPVNGVEVPGTASATQTIFLFNDTAIGDVLPDGRRAPGSTLVNNTVALLGGGAPDPSDIEFFWPGGRDTPRAAVVPDTPDAEPGDWYWNADGIVIGNTLWAYYLRVARAEDILFPFELVGANLARTSLAGGMPGPVEQFDTPLFRPAEGNRGNLAFGGAILPNLAEAGVPNPDGFLYVYGVRNDSLVKKLLVARVRPQHIADFERYRYWDGAAWVADLDAAVPVTNRVSNELSVTPLANGKYLLVFQRDAISSVTAARVGDSPVGPWGPIRDIYSCPEVNQDSDYYCYNAKAHPHLSEPGTLLISYNVNTFDFFGDFFSDADLYRPRFIRLRGLPQ; this is encoded by the coding sequence ATGCGAAACCTTCTGCTTTGTGCCTTCTGCCTACTGCTCGCCGCGTGCGACGCTACCACCGATTCTGCCGAGACCCACACGACACCGCAGGCGCAGCGCGCCACCGGGCTGCTGGGGGGCGTGACCGTCGAGCCTGCGCCGGCGTGGACCGACCTCTTCGACACGACGAGCGGCTGGACCGGGGCCGACGGCATCTACTCTATTCCCGTCAACGGCGTCGAGGTACCGGGCACGGCAAGCGCGACCCAGACGATCTTTCTCTTCAACGACACGGCTATCGGCGACGTGCTCCCCGACGGCCGACGGGCACCCGGCTCGACGCTCGTCAACAACACGGTTGCCCTGCTCGGTGGCGGGGCACCCGATCCCAGCGACATCGAGTTTTTCTGGCCCGGCGGACGCGACACCCCCCGCGCCGCCGTCGTCCCGGACACGCCGGACGCTGAGCCGGGCGACTGGTACTGGAACGCCGACGGCATCGTGATCGGCAACACGCTGTGGGCCTACTACCTCCGCGTGGCGCGCGCGGAGGACATACTCTTCCCGTTCGAGTTGGTCGGGGCAAACCTCGCCCGGACTTCGCTGGCCGGCGGCATGCCGGGGCCGGTCGAGCAGTTCGACACGCCGCTCTTCCGGCCCGCCGAGGGCAACCGGGGCAACCTGGCCTTCGGCGGGGCCATCCTCCCGAATCTCGCCGAGGCCGGGGTACCCAACCCCGACGGCTTCCTCTACGTCTACGGAGTCCGCAACGACTCCCTGGTCAAGAAGCTTCTCGTCGCCCGCGTACGCCCACAGCACATCGCCGACTTCGAGCGCTACCGCTACTGGGATGGAGCAGCCTGGGTGGCCGACCTCGACGCGGCGGTGCCGGTCACGAACCGGGTCTCGAACGAACTGAGCGTGACCCCGCTCGCCAACGGGAAGTACCTCCTCGTCTTCCAGCGCGACGCGATCTCATCGGTCACGGCGGCACGCGTCGGCGACAGCCCGGTGGGACCGTGGGGGCCGATACGCGACATCTACTCGTGCCCCGAAGTGAATCAGGACTCGGACTACTACTGCTACAACGCGAAGGCGCACCCGCACCTCTCCGAGCCGGGGACGCTGCTGATCTCGTACAACGTCAACACCTTCGACTTCTTCGGCGACTTCTTCTCGGACGCCGACCTCTACCGTCCGCGCTTCATCCGGCTGCGAGGGCTACCACAATGA